A window of Apodemus sylvaticus chromosome 9, mApoSyl1.1, whole genome shotgun sequence contains these coding sequences:
- the Ubxn6 gene encoding UBX domain-containing protein 6 — MKKFFQEIKADIKFKSAGPGQKLTDSAGEKTSKGKSPQLALRQPRQGPTDEAQMAAAAALARLEQKQPRARGPTSQDSIRNQVRKELQAEATSSNNIGAPGTNSVPEPKEEISPHLAVPGVFFICPLTGATLRRDQRDAHIKQAILSHFSMDPVAASIMKIHTFNRDRDRVKLGVDTIAKYLDNIHLHPEEEKYQKIKLQNKVFQERINCLEGSHEFFEAIGFKKVTLPVPDQEGQEEFYILGEDARAQPQNLERHKQQLLSAEPVRATLDRQLRVFRPSALASHFELPSDFFSLTAEEVKREQRLRTEAVERLSSLRTKAMREKEEQRELRKYTYALLRVRLPDGCILQGTFYARERLSVLFRFVREALQNDWLPFELRASGGQKLEDNEALALNECGLVPSALLTFSWDASVLEDIRAAGAEPAKSVLRPELLAAIEQLS, encoded by the exons atgaAGAAGTTCTTCCAGGAGATCAAGGCTGACATCAAGTTCAAGAGCGCGGGGCCCGGCCAGAAGCTTACGGATTCTGCAGG GGAGAAAACCTCCAAAGGAAAGTCGCCACAGCTGGCCCTCCGGCAGCCCCGTCAAGGCCCCACCGATGAGGCACAGATGGCTGCCGCTGCTGCCCTGGCTAGGCTGGAACAGAAGCAGCCCCGAGCCCGGGGCCCTACATCTCAGGACTCCATCCGGAACCAGG TGAGGAAGGAACTTCAGGCTGAAGCTACCTCCAGCAACAATATAGGAGCTCCTGGGACCAACTCG GTACCTGAGCCAAAGGAGGAAATCTCTCCGCACTTGGCAGTGCCTGGTGTGTTCTTCATCTGCCCGCTCACAGGTGCCACCCTGAGGAGGGACCAGCGGGATGCCCACATTAAGCAGGCCATCCTGTCG cACTTTTCCATGGACCCTGTGGCTGCCTCCATCATGAAGATACATACATTCAATAGAGACCGGGACCGAGTGAAGCTGGGTGTGGACACTATCGCCAA gtACCTGGACAACATCCATTTACACCCAGAGGAAGAAAAGTACCAGAAAATCAAGCTGCAGAACAAAGTGTTCCAG GAGCGCATCAACTGCCTTGAGGGAAGCCACGAGTTCTTTGAAGCCATTGGCTTCAAGAAGGTGACCCTACCTGTGCCTGATCAGG AGGGTCAGGAGGAGTTCTACATCCTGGGAGAGGACGCACGGGCACAGCCGCAGAACCTGGAGCGGCACAAGCAGCAGCTGTTGAGTGCGGAGCCTGTGCGGGCCACTCTGGATCGGCAGCTCCGGGTCTTCCGCCCCTCAGCCCTGGCCTCCCATTTTGAGCTCCCCTCAGATTTCTTCAGCCTCACAGCTGAGGAGGTGAAGCGGGAGCAAAGGCTCAG GACAGAGGCAGTGGAGCGGCTGAGCTCACTCAGGACCAAAGCCATGCGGGAGAAAGAGGAGCAGCGAGAGCTGCGGAAGTACACTTATGCTCTTCTGCGGGTGCGCCTGCCAGATGGCTGTATCCTGCAAG GGACTTTCTATGCCCGTGAGAGGCTATCTGTGCTCTTCCGATTTGTGCGCGAGGCACTACAGAATGACTGGCTGCCCTTTGAGCTGAGGGCCTCCGGTGGGCAGAAGCTGGAGGACAACGAGGCCCTGGCCCTGAATGAGTGCGGGCTG GTACCCTCTGCCTTGTTGACCTTCTCCTGGGATGCCTCAGTGTTGGAAGATATAAGGGCAGCAGGAGCTGAGCCAGCAAAATCTGTCTTGAGGCCTGAGCTGCTTGCAGCCATTGAGCAACTCTCCTGA